Genomic segment of Penaeus vannamei isolate JL-2024 chromosome 36, ASM4276789v1, whole genome shotgun sequence:
ctTTGTCCTTTTGAAATTTTGACTCGAGAAAATTATTACGTGGTCTGAGTGGCGTCATTTGCAGAGTGTCACGCCTTGGGAGAAGCTTACATGGGTGAGGATTATTTCCTATCTATTCATTAAGCATGATACATAATGTGTCATTGCAATTCATAAAATTCATTTCGCTTATTTTATTCATGACTCATGTCTTCGTAACTGTCGCCTTCGTTGTTCTGTGAGGGAATTATGGCGAGGGAAAGAGCGGAAAGGGATGGTGGTACGATATGATGGgagcgggatatatatatatatatatatatatatatatatatatatatatatatatatatatatatatatatatatatatatatatacacatataaacatacacacacacacacacacacacacacacacacacacacacacacacacacacacacacacacacacacacacacacacacacacacacatatatatatatatatatatatatatatatatatatatatatatatatatatatatatatacatagtatgtatgtatatctatgtctatatatgtgtatacatatatacatactcacatacatatatatatacatacgtacatatatatatatatatatatatatatatatatatatatatatatatatatatatatatatatgcatatatatatacatatatatatatatatatatatatatatatatatatatatatatatgtatatatacatatatatatatacatatatatatacatatatatatatgtatatatacttatacatacatacatacatatatatatatatatatatatatatatatatatatatatatatatatatatcatgtatgtatatatatgtctatatatatgtatacatatatacatgcatacatatatacaatatatatatatatatatatatatatatatatatatatatatatatatatatatatatatacatacatatatatatatatatattatatataacatatatactatatatattatacatatatatatatatatatatatatatatatatatatatatatatatatatatatatatatatgtgtgtgtgtatatatacatatatatatatatatatatatatatgtatgtatatagtatgtatatatatatctatgtctatatatgtctaaatatgtatatatacatatatatacatatatatatatatatatatatatatatatatacatatatatatatatatatatatatatatatatatatatatatatatatgtatatatatatgtatatatatatatatatatatatatatatatatatatatatatatatatatatatatatatatatatatatatatacatgcatagtatgtgtatatatgtgtatatatgtatatatatatatatatatatatatataataatatatatatatatgtatatatgtatatatatatgtatatgtatatatatatatataatatatatatatatatatatatatatatatatatatatatatatatatatatatatatatatgtgtgtgtgtgtgtgtgagtatgtatatgtacgtatgtatgatatatgtaaatatataaatatatatttataaatatatatacatatatatatatatatatatatatatatatatataatatatatatatatatatatatatatatatataatgtgtgtgtgtgtgtgtgtgtgtgtgtgtgtgtgtgtgtgtgtgtgtatgtatgtatatgtacgtatgtatgtatatatatatatatatatatatatatatatatatatatatatatatatatatgtgtgtgtgtgtgtgtgtgtggtgtgtgtgtgtgtgtgtgtgtgtgtgtgtgtggtgtgtgtgtggtgtgtgtgtgtgtgtgtgtgtgtgtgtgtgtgtgtggtgtgtgtggtgtgtgtgtgttgtgttgtgtgtgtgtgtgtgtgtattatatatatatatatatatatatatatatatatatgtatatgttatatatatatatatatatatatatatatatatatatatatgtatatacatatgtaatatataaatatatatatataatatatatatatatatatatatattatatatatatatatatatatatatatatatatgtgcatatatatatatatatattataaatatatatatatatatatatatatgtgcatatatatatatatatatatatatatgtatatatatatatatatatatatatatatatatatatatatatatatatatatatatatatatatataatatacatctttcTGTACagcgtctgtctttctttctctctctgtgtctctgtctgtctgtctttctctctctctctctgtgtctctgtctctctctctctctctctctctctctctctttctctctctttctgaattttGATATCTGCCtttttgaaccgtattcatgttgaatgaaaataaacattttcaaaacacaaaatatcattaaaccggtttcgaatatgtgtgtttctgaatgtctatctctgtctgtctggtggaagatgaggagaaagaggagaaagaagaacagaaaggaggaagaggaagtgtctgtctctctcccactggaggaagaggaaaggggagaaaaaggaggaggaggaaaaagaagaagaaaaaaggaggaggggagggaacaaaGACGAGATGAGGAAGGGCAGAGCTAtaggagaggacgggagaggggggtgggggggtagggtagaaAATGAgcaaggagtgaggagaaggagaccgagaagagagagtgagaaggaaactTTGTCCTTTTGAAATTTTGACTCGAGAAAATTATTGCGCGGTCTGAGTGGCGTCATTTGCAGAGTGTCACGCCTTGGGAGAAGCTTACATGGGTGAGGATTATTTCCTATCTATTCATTATGCATGATACATAATGTGTCATTGCAATTCATAATATTTATTTCGCGTATTCTATTCATGACTCATGTCTTCGTAACTGTCGCCTTCGTTGTTCTGTGAGGGAATTATGGTGAGGGAAAGAGCGGAAAGGGATGGTGGTACGATATGATGGgagcgggatatatatatatatatatatatatatatatatatatatatatatatatatatatatatatatgtatatatatatatatatatatatatatatatatatatatatatatatatatatacatatacatacatacatccataaacacacacacatacacacacacacacacacacacacacacacacacacacacacacacacacacacacacacacacacacacacacacatatatatatatatatatatatatatatatatatatatatatatatatatatatatatacatagtatgtagatatatctatgtctatatatgtgtatacatatatacatacttacatacatatatatatatatacatacgtacatatatgtatatatatatatatatattatatatacatatatatatatatatatatatatatatatatatatatatatatatatatatgtatatatacatatatatatatatatatgtatatatatatattatatatatattatacatatatatatatatatatatatatatatatatataatatatatatatatatatatgtatagtatgtatatatatctatgtctatactgtatatatacgtatatacacacacacacacacatacacacacacacacacacacacacacacacacacacaatatatatatatatatatatatatatatatatatatatatatatatatatatatatatatatatatatatatgtatatacatacatacatagtatgtgtataaatgtctatatatgtgtgtatatatatatatatattaatatatatatatatatatatatatatatatatatatgtatatatatatatatgtatgtatatatatatatattatatatatatatatatatatatatatatatgtatatatatatatacaaatatatatatataatattatatatatatatattaatatatatatatatatatatatatatatatatatgtgtgtgtgtgtgtgtgtgtgtgtgtgtgtgtgtgtgtgtatatatatatatatatatatatatatatatatatatatatatatatatatatatatatgtatatatatatatacatatatatatatatatatatataattatatatatatattatatatatatatatatgtatatatacatatacatacatatatatatatatatatatatatatatatatatatatatatatatatatatatatatatatatatatatgtgtgtgtgtgtgtgtgtgtgtgtgtgtgtgtgtgtgtgtgtgtgtgtatgtatgtatatgtacgtatgtatatatatatatatatatatatatatatatatatatatatatatatatatatatatatatatatgtatatatatacatatatgtgtgtgtgtgtgtgtgtatgtatatgtacgtatgtatacatatatgtatatatatatatatatatatatatatatatatatatatatatttgtgtgtgtgtgtgtgtgtgtgtgtgtgtgtgtgtgtgtgtgtgtgtgtgtacgtatgtatatatgatatatatatatatatatatatatatatatatatatatatatatatatataatatatatatatatatatgtgtgtgtgtgtgtgtgtgtgtgtgtgatacatatgtatatatatgcgtatattatatatataatatatatataatatatatatatatatatatatatatatatatatgtatgtatatatatatatatatactataatatatatatatatatatatatatatatatatatatgtttatatatatatgaatatatatatatatatatatatatatatatatatatatatatatatatatatatatatatacacacacatgtgtgtgtgtgtgtgtgtgtgtgtgtgtgtataacatccTTCTACTCCACAtgcagaaagaaatatattttcctgtttgttttgcaaatcttttctctttctacaaAGAATCTTACTTATAGCCTCCTTGGATTCCATATACCATGTCGAACTCAAGCCATGTTCCCATgttttatgccgcgctgttgcGTAGTTTACCGAGTTTCCCTATCTCACGACCGCGCAGTTACTCTGTTTTCCGaaaattcccattttctgtgtcGCACTGttgtttccgttttctatttcgaGGTCTTGTCATGACCCCATgttttatgccgcgctgttgcTTAGTTTACCGAGTTGCCCTATCTAAGGACTGCCCAATAATATATGTTTTCCgaaatttcccattttctgtgtagCGCTGTTGTTTCCATTTTCTATGTCGAGCTCTAGTCATGATCCCATgttttatgccgcgctgttgcTGTTTACCGAGTATCCTACGACGCGCAGTTACTGTTTTCCGAAAATTCCCATTTTTTGTGTCGCCCGGTTTTTTTTTACGAGTTAGCATGATCCCTTTTCTTAGGCCTGTTCATTAGTTACCGAAACCCCATCTTACGACCATTGCGCTCTCGCCTTTTTTTAGTCCTTTCTGCATGAAAANNNNNNNNNNNNNNNNNNNNNNNNNNNNNNNNNNNNNNNNNNNNNNNNNNNNNNNNNNNNNNNNNNNNNNNNNNNNNNNNNNNNNNNNNNNNNNNNNNNNNNNNNNNNNNNNNNNNNNNNNNNNNNNNNNNNNNNNNNNNNNNNNNNNNNNNNNNNNNNNNNNNNNNNNNNNNNNNNNNNNNNNNNNNNNNNNNNNNNNNNNNNNNNNNNNNNNNNNNNNNNNNNNNNNNNNNNNNNNNNNNNNNNNNNNNNNNNNNNNNNNNNNNNNNNNNNNNNNNNNNNNNNNNNNNNNNNNNNNNNNNNNNNNNNNNNNNNNNNNNNNNNNNNNNNNNNNNNNNNNNNNNNNNNNNNNNNNNNNNNNNNNNNNNNNNNNNNNNNNNNNNNNNNNNNNNNNNNNNNNNNNNNNNNNNNNNNNNNNNNNNNNNNNNNNNNNNNNNNNNNNNNNNNNNNNNNNNNNNNNNNNNNNNNNNNNNNNNNNNNNNNNNNNNNNNNNNNNNNNNATACTCATCGCATCATTACactcatcacatcatcacactATTACTCATCACTAATCACACCAATACTCATCGCATCATTACactcatcacatcatcacactATTACTCATCACTCATCACACCAATACTCATCGTATTACACTCATCACACTATTACTCATCACTCATCACACCAATACTCATCGTATTACACTCATCACACTATTACTCATCACTAATCACACCAATACTCATCGCATCATTACactcatcacatcatcacactATTACTCATCACTCATCACACCAATACTCATCGTATTACACTCATCACACTATTACTCATCACTCATCACACCAATACTCATCGTATTACACTCATCACACTATTACTCATCACTCATCACACCAATACTCATCGTATTACACTCATCACACTATTACTCATCACTCATCACACCAATACTCATCGTATTACACTCATCACACTATTACTCATCACTCATCACACCAATACTCATCGTATTACACTCATCACGTCATCCCACCAATACTCATCACTCATCCTACAGTCACAATACTACCCATTAAACCAGCATGACATCACACTAGCATTCACCACACCACCCCATCATCTCACAACCACACCATCACACCAATactcatcacactcatcaccaccacatcatcacaccaatactcatcaccaccacatcatcacacCAATACTCATCACACTCGTCACCACCAATactcatcacactcatcaccacatcaccacatcatcacacCAATACTCATCACACTCATCGCCACCAATactcatcacactcatcaccaccaatacTCATCACACTCATCGCCACCAATACTCATCACACTCGTCACCACCAATACtcaccacactcatcaccacatcatcacacCACTactcatcacactcatcaccaccacatcatcacacCAAAACTCATCACACTCATCCCCACCATATCATCCCGCCACTACTCATCACACCACCACAGCATCACACCAATACTcgtcaccaccacatcatcacaccaccacatcacaccacCACAGCATCACACCAATACTcgtcaccaccacatcatcacaccaccacatcatcacacCAATACTCATCACACTCATCGCCACCAatactcatcaccaccacatcatcacaccaatactcatcacactcatcaccaccaatactcatcacactcatcaccaccacatcatcacaccactactcatcacactcatcacaAGCTAACTCACCAAGTCTTGAATAGGGATAATATCGTCCTTATAAGCGATGACGAGAAACTGTCTGTTCTGAGGCTCGCCCGGACGAGGCCCCAGAGACGAGAAGAGTTTGCCCAgtctgcgagggagagagagagagagagagggtgaggattaaagaaaggggaagagggaaaggagggagagagaggggagagggagggaggaggaagagacagagagagagagagagagagagagagagagagagaaagagagagagtgaggcttaaagaaatgggaagagggaaaggaggaagagagaggggagagggaggaggatgggagggaaagggggagaaggaagagagaagggagagggagggagggaaaagagaggggagagacgtggaagaggagaaggatgggagagaaagagtgaggcttaaagaaaggggaagagggaaaggaggaagagagaggggagagggaggatgggagggagagaggtggaagaggagaaggatgggagggagaaagagggggaagggggtgaggctaaaagaaaggggaagagggaaaggagaaagagagaggggagagggagggagcgaagagagagggaagaggatgggagggagaaaagggggaaggggaagtctaaaagaaaggggagggaagggaaaagagaaacagaaaagcaatgaaaatgaggaaacagaaagagaataataaagtaTACGAGAGATCATCAAAGACAGAAAGTATATGATACTAAAGAAAAGTGAACAGAATGGAcatagagaagaaatgagaatattagcaatgatgatggtaatgataacaataactatgataataataatagtgatgataataataatattatcaataatgataacaataataataataataataataataatactattattattattattaatatagtaatgatgttaataaacaaataaataaatagataaataaataaaacaaggtgTAACATTGTAGCCTTTCGGTCCTATATCATTTGCATGAATTATCATTGAATGTATTTACGTTACAGAGCACATTTTCAgccattaatatatgtatgcgtgcgtgtctgtatgtacatgcgaatgtgtatgtgtactatAAGCACTTTACACTCGCCATGCAATATCTGCAATTATCCCCAACTATTAATCCTAACAAAGGGTAGTAACTAAATACAAATTTCTCAATGCTTGCTGAAAAAAGAATGTAATGTACATAGTATGGGACTGTTAACAAAGTAAGTGTAAGTTTAGCTGTTACTAATGAAAAGTATAATGTTACCAGGTAATAAAACTGTGTACAAAACCaactttattaatatcatatgtCAGCATCACAAAAGAAATGCCAAGAAATCAAgaaatcattttccttttttgctcttttttttttttggagggggggaggttaccGCCTGTTTACTCACGCAGTCATATGTAAACTATACATGAGTGATTTacgtgagaaaaaaaatccaatactgGAGGAAATATTTACTCTGTGATACTGTGACTCATGACAGGAAGGGAAAGCAATCCAATGCAACTTTGGGAATATTGCAAGAGTGGCTTGCATGTTGCTGCCTTGTAATAAACATCACACACTTACCAAAGTAtaatatttccctttttcatGATTCACAAATCTTTAGCTAGAATCCTTTTGTTCCATGATACATGAAATAGACAAAATACTTAGAATGGTATTATGTACACTAGAATCTATACTTTCTTTGCTTGCCTGTGCCCTTTTTCTCTGGTTCATTGtgactttctttgttttcttttctctttctgtcagtttctctgtttgtttttagtGATAAAGGTATGGATAACGATAAGAAATTAAAACTAAATTATACATAGTAAACTGTTGCTGATAACACAATCGAAGTGAGCGAATTACACGAAtgtaattcattttcatttttcagcaAGCTCAAACATTATTAATCTGAGTTTCCTCAAACAGATATGAATAAGATTTGAGCTTAAACTTCTAAAGCATAAGTCTAGGAATCTATCACatttatataggtatgaatgtgtatgtgtgtgtgtgtgattgcattgtgtgtatctatgtgtatgaaaccaaaacacataaaacaaacaaaatacatacattaataagaaaaaaacaaacaaccaagtgGAGAAATccgcaaaacaaataaacaaacaagtaaataaatacgcaaaacaaataaataatagacaagtaagcaaaacaaacaaacaaataaatatataaatacgcaaaacaaataaataagtagacgaataagcaaaacataaacaaaacacttaCTTCATAGACGAGGTTTCAGCTGAAGCGAGATCGACAATGGTAATGGCTGTCTCTTTGGACATGTCGGTACTGTCGGCCAACAGGTTCACCAAATCGTTAATTTCAGGTTTGTCTGGcgattagaaagagggaggaggagaggagaagaagataagagtGAGAATGCGTATTCgttggataaaaaaaatgaatattaggTTTTGTTGATAAATATGAGATAAGAATATGAGTgcgtatgttgttgtttttgttattatcttttttattgttttgtaaagTGCCTGTTTTgcctgtgtatatctatgtgtatttgtgtgtgtgtgtgtgtgtgtgtgtgtgtgtgtgtgtgtgtgtgtgtgtgtgtgtgtgtacgtgtgtgtttacttgtttttgcTTCTAGGCTGACAGATCTTTATGCGTTTCTGACTATATCATAATTGGTCTGTACCCATTTTTATCCTCAAATATCCACCATACCCtaaagaatacaaaaaacaacatcaaaatcaaaaccaaaacaaacactcacccacactATCATCATGAATAAGTGTAATGTCGTTCCAGGTGAGCGTGTTCTTGTTTCGAAGATCAGTGAACACCTGCACAATGTCCCTGGCGCCGCTGGACAAAGGAACCGTTAGGGCGGTTGGGAATCTGATCCTTGGGCACCCAGCAGCTGAAGTGCGAGAAAATGGGAATTTCCggatttaatttaattttggttttcagagaaaatgacaaaaataacctaaaccgcaaacacataaaaacaccccCATACAAAATACAGATACGTACATAACGTACAACTCAGAGAGAAATCAAGACACGAAagagaacaaatacacacatgcaaccCAAAAGATTGCACACAACATACAAAGATAACATAGGCACAACCTAACACTTGATTTAAACATcaagctcgcacacacacatacacacacacacacacacacacacaatcacacaatcactgtgccaaatgtagaaaaaggtatgaataagagtTAATGAACCTCACACCcacactgtgcgtgtgtgtgctagatTATGTGCTTTGtgttttaattgttatatttatgcTATCTATGGAATACTTTGAAGGTATGTGAACCTTTGCCTTCCcactcacacctccctccctttcctccccacacaCGTTCACGCAATCCCatagcacatacacatgcactcaatcccaaagcacacgcacactcacgcagtcccaaaacacacacccacacactcacgcaaccccatagtacacacacacacgcacacgcaaccccatagtacacacacacacacgtacacgcaatcccatagtacacacacacacacactcacggactccctaaaacacacacccacacatacccactcaATCCCAAAGCCCCTCACCTGTAATCGCAATATGCAGCTTCCCCATCTCCGCCAAGCCCTTAGCCCAGGCATGAGTAGCTTCGCATGACGACATGGTCAACACGGCGGCCATGTTCTCGGGCATCGTGTCATTCATGGAGGACAGTGCCTTGACAGTGACACTCCCGCGGGTCATGGCGGCGGCACTGGCACTCACTGTGGAGACGACGAGGTCCTGGGCCACGGAGCGCTCTCCCTGCACGATGCCCGAGTCCATGAAGAcacctggtgggggggggggggggagaaatacggAAATTGGTGAATAAATGGAagaatggtggggg
This window contains:
- the LOC113821639 gene encoding ionotropic receptor 93a (The sequence of the model RefSeq protein was modified relative to this genomic sequence to represent the inferred CDS: added 167 bases not found in genome assembly), with amino-acid sequence MEGGSVEWNGGRERGRSRKPWVWAALHILALLVTAARAQLDNEDSVLGVFMDSGIVQGERSVAQDLVVSTVSASAAAMTRGSVTVKALSSMNDTMPENMAAVLTMSSCEATHAWAKGLAEMGKLHIAITAAGCPRIRFPTALTVPLSSGARDIVQVFTDLRNKNTLTWNDITLIHDDSVDKPEINDLVNLLADSTDMSKETAITIVDLASAETSSMKLGKLFSSLGPRPGEPQNRQFLVIAYKDDIIPIQDLARSLGLFGSQHQWLFVVPNT
- the LOC138859491 gene encoding LIM domain-containing protein A-like codes for the protein MSEKKRNRDDNTSLCNSIHHTTPSSHNHTITPILITLITTTSSHQYSSPPHHHTNTHHTRHHQYSSHSSPHHHIITPILITLIATNTHHTHHHQYSSHSSPPILITLVTTNTHHTHHHIITPLLITLITTTSSHQNSSHSSPPYHPATTHHTTTASHQYSSPPHHHTTTSHHHSITPILVTTTSSHHHIITPILITLIATNTHHHHIITPILITLITTNTHHTHHHHIITPLLITLITS